Proteins encoded in a region of the Methylosinus trichosporium OB3b genome:
- a CDS encoding DUF423 domain-containing protein gives MFIIVFVAALEGAAGVVAAAAAAHVEASPLLDTASRFLMIHAAAGLALAALAASVGSSLRWLLAATFAMQAGAALFSGDLAVRALAGTRLFPYAAPIGGSLLIASWAALAVFALVCALRARTDR, from the coding sequence ATGTTCATCATTGTTTTCGTCGCGGCGCTCGAAGGCGCCGCGGGCGTCGTGGCGGCGGCGGCCGCCGCCCATGTGGAAGCGAGCCCATTGCTCGACACGGCGAGCCGCTTTCTGATGATCCATGCGGCCGCGGGCCTCGCCCTCGCCGCGCTCGCGGCCTCGGTCGGCTCGTCCTTGCGCTGGCTGCTCGCCGCGACCTTCGCGATGCAGGCCGGGGCGGCCCTGTTCTCCGGCGACCTCGCCGTCAGGGCCCTCGCCGGAACGCGGCTCTTTCCCTATGCGGCGCCCATCGGCGGATCGCTGCTCATCGCCAGCTGGGCGGCGCTGGCGGTTTTTGCGCTCGTCTGCGCCCTTCGCGCCCGGACGGATCGATAA
- a CDS encoding DEAD/DEAH box helicase has translation MTKFADLGLAEVILRALAQEGYVAPTPIQAQAIPSLLEGRDLLGIAQTGTGKTAAFALPILHRLLDERRRPAPQTARALVLAPTRELAAQIADSFRSYGRFARMSVGVIVGGVGHGPQIKMLASGVDVLVATPGRLLDHIASGALRLDTTRTIVLDEADHMLDLGFLAPIRKIVSRLPKQRQSLFFSATMPKEIAALAADMLNNPVSVQVTPTATTAERVDQRVLLVDGAAKRDVLVELFADPALACAIVFTRTKRGADRVSQHLEAHGVGSAAIHGNKSQSQRMRALDDFRRGRTRALVATDIAARGIDVDGVTHVVNFELPETPEAYVHRIGRTARAGAGGAAISLCDNSERPLLRAIEKSTRQSLPVVDRRSAQAGQQAGQEEGAPRRAPQEHRRPHEPRPDASRKPAGRAHAHGKPAAGGRPGKPSGAGRPQKSGASSSGRRP, from the coding sequence GTGACAAAATTTGCCGATCTCGGCCTCGCCGAGGTCATTTTGCGCGCGCTCGCGCAAGAAGGTTATGTCGCTCCGACGCCGATCCAGGCGCAGGCGATCCCCTCGCTGCTCGAGGGAAGAGATTTGTTGGGCATCGCTCAAACCGGCACCGGCAAGACCGCGGCCTTTGCGCTGCCGATCCTTCATCGACTGCTCGACGAGCGGCGCCGTCCTGCGCCGCAGACGGCGAGGGCGCTCGTGCTCGCGCCGACCCGCGAGCTCGCCGCGCAGATCGCCGACAGCTTCCGCTCCTATGGCCGCTTCGCCCGCATGAGCGTCGGCGTCATCGTCGGCGGCGTCGGCCATGGCCCGCAGATCAAGATGCTCGCCAGCGGCGTCGACGTGCTGGTGGCGACGCCCGGTCGGCTGCTGGATCATATCGCGAGCGGCGCCCTGCGGCTCGACACGACGCGGACGATCGTGCTCGACGAGGCCGATCATATGCTCGACCTCGGCTTTCTCGCGCCGATCCGCAAGATCGTGTCGCGCCTGCCGAAACAAAGGCAGAGCCTGTTCTTCTCGGCGACCATGCCGAAGGAGATCGCCGCGCTCGCCGCCGACATGCTGAACAATCCGGTCTCCGTGCAGGTGACGCCGACGGCGACCACCGCCGAGCGCGTCGATCAGCGCGTGCTGCTGGTGGACGGCGCGGCCAAGCGCGACGTGCTGGTCGAGCTCTTCGCCGATCCGGCGCTCGCCTGCGCGATCGTGTTCACGCGCACCAAGCGCGGCGCCGATCGCGTGTCGCAGCATCTCGAGGCGCATGGCGTCGGCTCGGCGGCGATCCATGGCAATAAGAGCCAGAGCCAGCGCATGCGCGCGCTCGACGATTTTCGTCGCGGCCGCACGCGCGCCCTCGTCGCCACCGATATCGCCGCGCGCGGCATCGATGTCGACGGCGTGACGCATGTCGTGAATTTCGAGCTGCCCGAGACGCCCGAGGCCTATGTGCATCGCATCGGCCGCACGGCGCGCGCCGGCGCCGGCGGCGCCGCGATCTCGCTGTGCGACAATAGCGAGCGGCCGCTGCTGCGGGCGATCGAGAAATCGACGCGGCAGTCGTTGCCGGTCGTCGATCGGCGCAGCGCGCAAGCGGGACAGCAAGCAGGGCAGGAAGAAGGCGCGCCGCGCCGCGCGCCGCAGGAGCATCGCCGCCCCCATGAGCCGCGCCCGGATGCGAGCCGCAAGCCCGCGGGCCGCGCCCATGCGCATGGCAAGCCGGCCGCCGGCGGACGTCCTGGCAAGCCCTCCGGCGCCGGTCGCCCGCAGAAGAGCGGCGCGAGCTCCTCCGGCCGTCGGCCGTAA
- a CDS encoding response regulator, whose translation MSAMAESSDGRDAIVNDDRRAQAADALTGRRVLVVEDDPFISSALEDMLTEHGCVVIGSARTVARALHLAASEQIDVALLDVSVGPERVDPVAELLAGRDCPFIFTTGYGRAGLPEAHASRAMVEKPFYCDEVIDALRSALRRSSREA comes from the coding sequence ATGAGCGCCATGGCGGAGTCGAGCGACGGACGGGACGCGATCGTGAACGACGATCGGCGCGCGCAGGCGGCCGACGCGCTGACGGGAAGGCGCGTCCTCGTCGTCGAGGACGATCCCTTCATTTCCTCCGCGCTCGAGGACATGCTGACCGAGCACGGCTGCGTGGTGATCGGCTCGGCCCGCACCGTGGCGCGGGCCCTGCATCTCGCCGCCAGCGAGCAGATCGACGTCGCTCTGCTCGATGTGAGCGTCGGTCCAGAGCGGGTCGATCCGGTCGCCGAGCTGCTGGCCGGACGCGACTGTCCCTTCATCTTCACCACCGGCTACGGCCGCGCCGGCCTGCCGGAGGCGCACGCCTCCCGGGCCATGGTCGAGAAACCCTTCTACTGCGACGAGGTGATCGACGCGCTGCGCAGCGCGCTGCGGCGATCGTCGCGCGAGGCGTAA
- a CDS encoding DUF2865 domain-containing protein, with protein sequence MRLRLFRASAPPGRRGVVLVAVLLLAAIGAGGRLTSSDALAQGFFQDVFGAFPDQSYRPSQQQMRETRARRLRRAARNPTPLAARLAETPRLRRTAAPDPAPDRGVVVDQPGGLQSYCVRDCDGYFFPVGVYTGSADTTAHQRACGSLCPGARTTLFILRSGSDKIEDAVAARGRSSYSRLTASLRRRGDAEKDKRCSCQSETAAAEPPASALYHDPTLRRGDAVMTAHGVEVFHGGGRYPFTANDFRPLSQTRDVPEGMRRKLVALDRASVRGRSAERRAAATPREHRSLSGRRHYRHRQSE encoded by the coding sequence ATGCGTTTGCGTTTGTTCCGAGCGTCGGCTCCTCCCGGCCGGCGCGGAGTGGTTCTCGTCGCCGTTCTGCTGCTCGCCGCCATTGGGGCGGGCGGTCGCCTCACCTCCTCCGACGCTCTCGCCCAGGGCTTCTTTCAAGACGTGTTCGGCGCCTTTCCGGACCAGAGCTATCGGCCTTCCCAGCAGCAGATGCGCGAGACCCGCGCCCGGCGTCTTCGTCGCGCCGCGCGCAATCCGACGCCGTTGGCCGCGCGTCTCGCGGAAACGCCGCGCCTGCGCCGGACGGCGGCGCCCGATCCGGCGCCGGATCGCGGCGTCGTCGTCGATCAGCCAGGAGGACTGCAGTCCTACTGCGTGCGCGACTGCGACGGCTATTTCTTCCCCGTCGGCGTCTACACGGGCTCGGCCGACACGACGGCGCATCAGCGCGCCTGCGGCAGCCTGTGCCCCGGCGCGCGGACGACGCTGTTCATCCTGCGCTCGGGCTCCGACAAAATCGAGGACGCCGTCGCCGCGCGCGGCCGCAGCTCCTATTCGCGCCTCACGGCGTCGCTGCGCCGTCGCGGCGACGCGGAGAAGGACAAGCGCTGCTCCTGCCAATCCGAGACCGCGGCCGCGGAACCGCCGGCGAGCGCGCTCTACCATGATCCGACGCTGCGCCGCGGCGATGCGGTGATGACCGCCCATGGCGTGGAGGTGTTCCATGGCGGCGGGCGCTATCCGTTCACAGCGAATGATTTTCGGCCCTTGTCGCAAACGCGCGACGTTCCGGAGGGAATGCGCCGCAAGCTCGTCGCGCTCGATCGCGCCTCGGTGCGCGGACGCTCCGCCGAGCGCCGCGCCGCGGCGACGCCGCGCGAGCATCGCAGCCTGAGCGGACGCCGACACTACCGCCACCGCCAGAGCGAGTGA
- a CDS encoding ComEC/Rec2 family competence protein, producing the protein MLPRLALARVLGDAWRAAIAREIALRRPFLWLPVAAGAGALLYFGADREPSLAVASGAFAICAALAIALRDHRAARALFLALACLSGGFLSAAWRAARVDAPIVPRAGVGFLTGFVEELDPRRSGARFILRVASAEGLPGDARPRRVRLTTRGEPKFAAGDFIALKARVLPPAHAALPGGYDFARDAFFAGLGGVGNALGRVEIMPPPDPPPLSLRFFASVDRLRNDLARRVYDRLGGDAGAIAAAMVTGKRDFLSEEAKELIRRAGIFHIITISGVQMTLVAGLFFVGLRRLLALSRTLALNYPIKKWSAALAILGAIFYDIATGSRVGTERALVMTSVMLIAVIFDRPSLSMRNLAFAVFFVVAFEPEALLGASFQLSFAAVAALVAVYEARGEMAAPRREPPLSAARGAPPWRENLSGLLLRGPGAPLFATFCATSATASFMAGNFHELSPYVLIGNPLTLAIIEFFAVPAALLGAMLYPFGLDALVWSYLGFGIDLVTRIAGFIGAAPGASLPVRSFAPFALVFLSLAVLSAVLWRSWLLRASAIPFAAIGLYGAANGEGFDMAVAPSGEAAAVRRPSGELALLGRGKLSFIGEQWLRADADARAPADARGVSCDELGCVTTTIDGRFVALVFDRRALIEDCARAQIVIASFDAPAGCGAPIVLDRRKLAETGAVTLRFASERIDWRMARAPGEDRPWSRAPLRRPERETSASADEEERIE; encoded by the coding sequence GTGCTCCCCCGGCTCGCGCTCGCGCGCGTCCTCGGCGACGCCTGGCGCGCCGCGATCGCGCGCGAGATCGCGCTGCGCCGTCCGTTCCTGTGGCTGCCGGTCGCCGCCGGCGCCGGCGCGCTGCTCTATTTCGGCGCTGATCGCGAGCCCTCGCTCGCCGTCGCGTCCGGCGCTTTCGCGATCTGCGCCGCGCTGGCGATCGCGCTGCGCGATCATCGCGCCGCGCGCGCGCTGTTCCTCGCGCTCGCCTGCCTGTCGGGCGGTTTCCTCTCGGCGGCCTGGCGCGCGGCGCGGGTCGATGCGCCGATCGTCCCGCGCGCCGGCGTCGGCTTTCTCACCGGCTTCGTCGAAGAGCTCGATCCACGCCGCTCCGGCGCGCGCTTCATCCTGCGCGTCGCCAGCGCCGAAGGCCTGCCCGGCGACGCGCGGCCGCGGCGGGTGCGCCTGACGACCCGCGGCGAGCCGAAATTCGCCGCCGGCGATTTCATCGCGCTGAAGGCGCGCGTGCTGCCGCCGGCCCATGCGGCGCTGCCGGGCGGCTATGATTTCGCCCGCGACGCTTTTTTCGCCGGGCTCGGCGGCGTCGGCAATGCGCTCGGCCGCGTCGAGATCATGCCGCCACCCGATCCGCCGCCGCTGTCTCTGCGATTCTTCGCGAGCGTCGACCGGCTACGAAATGATCTCGCACGGCGCGTCTATGATCGGCTCGGAGGCGACGCCGGCGCCATCGCCGCGGCGATGGTGACGGGCAAGCGCGATTTTCTGAGCGAGGAGGCCAAGGAGCTGATCCGCCGCGCCGGCATCTTCCACATCATCACCATCTCCGGTGTGCAGATGACTCTCGTCGCCGGCCTGTTCTTCGTCGGCCTGCGCCGCCTGCTGGCGCTGTCGCGCACCTTGGCGCTGAATTATCCGATCAAGAAATGGTCGGCCGCGCTCGCCATTCTCGGCGCGATCTTCTACGACATCGCAACAGGCTCGCGCGTCGGCACCGAGCGCGCGCTGGTGATGACCTCGGTGATGCTGATCGCAGTGATATTCGATCGGCCGTCGCTGTCGATGCGCAATCTCGCCTTCGCCGTCTTCTTCGTCGTCGCCTTCGAGCCGGAGGCATTGCTCGGCGCGAGCTTCCAATTGTCCTTCGCCGCGGTGGCGGCGCTCGTCGCCGTCTATGAGGCGCGCGGCGAGATGGCGGCGCCGCGCCGCGAGCCGCCCCTCTCCGCCGCACGCGGCGCGCCGCCCTGGCGTGAGAATTTGTCCGGGTTGCTGCTGCGCGGGCCGGGCGCGCCTTTGTTCGCGACCTTCTGCGCCACCTCGGCGACGGCGTCCTTCATGGCCGGGAACTTCCATGAGCTCAGCCCCTATGTGCTGATCGGCAATCCGTTGACGCTCGCCATCATCGAATTCTTCGCCGTGCCGGCGGCGCTGCTCGGGGCCATGCTCTATCCGTTCGGACTCGACGCGCTGGTCTGGTCCTATCTCGGCTTCGGCATCGATCTCGTCACGCGCATCGCCGGATTCATCGGCGCGGCGCCGGGCGCGAGCCTGCCGGTCAGGAGCTTTGCGCCCTTCGCGCTCGTCTTCCTCTCGCTCGCCGTGCTGTCGGCTGTGCTCTGGCGCAGCTGGCTGCTGCGCGCGAGCGCCATTCCCTTCGCGGCGATCGGCCTCTATGGCGCGGCCAATGGCGAGGGCTTCGACATGGCGGTCGCGCCCTCCGGCGAGGCGGCGGCGGTGCGGCGCCCGAGCGGCGAGCTGGCGCTGCTCGGGCGCGGCAAGCTATCTTTCATCGGCGAGCAATGGCTGCGCGCGGACGCCGACGCCCGCGCGCCGGCCGATGCGCGCGGCGTCTCCTGCGACGAGCTCGGCTGTGTGACGACGACGATCGACGGCCGTTTCGTCGCGCTCGTCTTCGATCGGCGCGCGCTGATCGAGGATTGCGCGCGCGCGCAGATCGTGATCGCGTCCTTCGATGCGCCGGCGGGCTGCGGCGCGCCGATCGTGCTCGATCGCCGCAAGCTCGCCGAGACCGGCGCGGTGACGCTGCGCTTTGCGAGCGAGCGCATCGACTGGCGCATGGCGCGCGCGCCGGGCGAGGATCGGCCATGGTCCAGGGCGCCGCTTCGGCGACCCGAACGCGAGACGTCGGCGTCCGCGGATGAGGAGGAGCGCATTGAATAG
- a CDS encoding cytochrome c biogenesis CcdA family protein — MSAADLAGPSLAFVAGLLSVLSPCVLPLLPIILGAAASEHRLGPAALAGGLALSFVAIGLVVALIGFGSGVDGDSFRFGAALLMIAIGVVLAVPALQVRLAAAGGPLSNFIDRRFGGFATTGLRGQFALGLLLGAVWSPCVGPTLGAASALAAQGRDLAAVGATMALFGLGAGLPLIALGALSRRALMGWRERLMSGGKWAKSAFGVALATIGLVVATELDKPLEAALVAASPDWLTRLTTSF; from the coding sequence GTGAGCGCCGCCGATCTCGCCGGCCCTAGCCTCGCCTTCGTGGCGGGGCTGCTCTCGGTGCTCTCGCCCTGCGTGCTGCCGTTGCTGCCGATCATTCTCGGCGCGGCGGCGAGCGAGCACAGGCTGGGGCCGGCCGCGCTCGCCGGCGGCCTCGCTCTGTCCTTCGTGGCCATCGGCCTCGTCGTCGCGCTCATCGGCTTCGGCTCGGGCGTCGATGGCGACAGCTTCCGCTTCGGCGCGGCGCTGCTGATGATCGCCATCGGCGTCGTGCTCGCCGTCCCGGCGCTGCAAGTGCGGCTCGCGGCGGCCGGCGGGCCGCTCAGCAATTTCATCGACCGTCGCTTCGGCGGCTTCGCGACCACGGGCCTGCGCGGGCAATTCGCGCTCGGCCTGCTGCTCGGCGCGGTGTGGAGCCCCTGCGTCGGGCCGACGCTCGGCGCGGCCTCCGCGCTCGCGGCGCAGGGCCGCGATCTCGCCGCGGTCGGCGCGACCATGGCGCTGTTCGGCCTCGGCGCCGGGCTGCCGCTCATCGCGCTCGGCGCTTTGTCGCGGCGTGCGCTGATGGGCTGGCGCGAGCGGCTGATGAGCGGCGGCAAATGGGCCAAGAGCGCCTTCGGCGTCGCGCTCGCGACGATCGGCCTCGTCGTGGCGACCGAGCTCGACAAGCCGCTCGAGGCCGCCCTCGTCGCCGCCTCGCCGGACTGGCTGACACGCCTGACCACCTCATTCTGA
- a CDS encoding thioredoxin family protein, which yields MPSRFALALAAAVALVAAPLSAAERHAYTAKAFDAAQAAGKPILVEVHAPWCPTCKAQEAVLEKLEAQPKFASLQVFRVDFDSQKDALTRFRAGRQSTLIAYHGKEEKARSTGETREEQIAALLGETQ from the coding sequence ATGCCGTCTCGCTTCGCTCTGGCGCTCGCCGCCGCTGTCGCGCTCGTCGCCGCGCCGCTCTCCGCCGCCGAGCGCCACGCCTATACGGCGAAGGCCTTCGACGCCGCTCAGGCGGCGGGCAAGCCGATCCTCGTCGAGGTTCATGCGCCCTGGTGCCCGACCTGCAAGGCGCAGGAGGCCGTGCTGGAGAAATTGGAGGCGCAGCCGAAATTCGCGTCCCTGCAAGTGTTTCGCGTCGATTTCGACAGCCAGAAGGACGCGTTGACGCGCTTTCGCGCCGGTCGCCAGAGCACTCTGATCGCTTATCATGGCAAGGAGGAGAAGGCCCGCTCCACCGGCGAGACGCGCGAGGAGCAGATCGCCGCGCTGCTGGGCGAGACGCAGTGA
- a CDS encoding GlcG/HbpS family heme-binding protein, whose protein sequence is MHVDIAAAEAAIAAARRRAEELGTKMCIAVVDSGADLKAFHRMDDAWVGSIDIAIKKAKTAVFFGMPTGEIGKLSQPGGPLFGIEHSNQGLITFPGGLPIVDENGVLVGAIGVSGSSVENDHAVAVAGVAPVGVSDLPAHPWRT, encoded by the coding sequence ATGCATGTCGATATCGCCGCGGCGGAAGCCGCGATCGCGGCCGCGCGCCGGCGCGCCGAAGAGCTCGGAACCAAAATGTGCATCGCGGTCGTCGATTCCGGCGCCGATCTGAAGGCCTTCCATCGCATGGACGACGCCTGGGTCGGCAGCATCGACATTGCGATCAAGAAGGCCAAGACCGCCGTGTTCTTCGGCATGCCGACCGGCGAGATCGGCAAGCTGTCGCAGCCGGGCGGCCCGCTCTTCGGCATCGAGCATTCCAACCAGGGCCTCATCACCTTTCCCGGCGGCCTGCCGATCGTGGACGAGAACGGCGTGCTGGTCGGCGCGATCGGCGTCAGCGGCAGCTCGGTCGAGAACGACCATGCGGTCGCTGTGGCGGGCGTCGCGCCCGTCGGGGTCAGCGACCTGCCGGCGCATCCCTGGCGAACGTAG
- a CDS encoding choice-of-anchor tandem repeat GloVer-containing protein, producing the protein MHDSFVNSNEMETEMFHECIIFRTALTRRAGETLLSATIFLFACAIDARSEDNILSLPSYAKIYDLVDRDGGWYPSNSDLAVDANGALYGTTQAAGANNAGTAYRLTPPRGYRSQWTRDVLYAFRGGSDAANPKGGVVSDRYGAFYGTSWEGGGSSNCPAGCGTVFKLTPPSKAGESWSEKVLYSFKGADGANPAGALAFDTRGALYGTTFNGGSANLGSVFKLTPPRRAGDPWKFTQLHSFTGGADGYHSYAKLAFDDDGSLYGTAVLGGNCGNGLVFKLTPAPFGGETWTKSAVHHFCGADGGFPGSGVVFGPNGALFGTTQSGGGVYRLSRRRSDPDGLWDLTVLYALTTAASGYGPFGGVTFAFNGSLYGATTQGGSFGQGVAFKLTPPNRPNDAWTQTVLHNFSGGTDGSSPQAGLTLGYGGLLYGTTYQGGGANAGVVYQLPLR; encoded by the coding sequence ATGCATGATAGTTTCGTCAACTCGAACGAGATGGAGACAGAAATGTTTCACGAATGCATTATTTTCCGCACGGCTTTGACTCGTCGTGCAGGAGAAACACTCCTATCAGCAACAATATTTTTATTTGCTTGCGCAATCGACGCTAGATCTGAAGATAATATTCTATCACTTCCGTCATATGCCAAGATTTACGACCTCGTCGATCGCGATGGCGGGTGGTATCCTTCTAATAGCGACCTCGCCGTAGACGCCAATGGCGCGCTCTATGGGACGACTCAGGCCGCAGGCGCCAACAATGCCGGGACAGCGTATCGACTGACGCCTCCAAGAGGCTACCGGTCGCAATGGACGCGCGACGTGCTCTACGCCTTCAGAGGCGGCAGCGACGCGGCTAATCCGAAAGGCGGCGTCGTTTCCGACAGATATGGCGCATTCTATGGCACGAGCTGGGAAGGGGGAGGGTCTTCGAATTGTCCGGCAGGATGCGGGACGGTCTTTAAATTGACGCCGCCGTCGAAAGCCGGAGAAAGCTGGAGCGAAAAAGTCCTCTACTCGTTCAAAGGCGCAGACGGAGCAAATCCGGCAGGAGCATTGGCGTTCGATACGCGTGGAGCGCTTTACGGGACGACATTTAATGGCGGAAGCGCGAATCTCGGCAGTGTATTCAAATTGACGCCGCCGCGCAGAGCCGGTGATCCCTGGAAGTTCACGCAATTGCACAGCTTCACAGGCGGAGCCGACGGATATCATAGCTATGCGAAGCTGGCGTTCGACGACGATGGCTCATTATACGGAACAGCGGTGCTGGGCGGAAATTGCGGTAATGGGCTCGTTTTCAAATTGACGCCCGCGCCATTCGGCGGCGAGACTTGGACGAAGTCTGCCGTGCATCATTTTTGTGGGGCCGACGGCGGGTTTCCCGGTTCGGGTGTCGTGTTCGGCCCGAACGGCGCGCTGTTCGGGACGACGCAAAGCGGAGGAGGCGTGTATCGCTTGTCCCGGCGTCGATCAGATCCCGATGGGCTCTGGGATCTGACCGTGCTCTACGCATTGACCACCGCCGCCAGTGGTTATGGACCCTTTGGAGGCGTAACCTTCGCTTTCAACGGCTCGCTATACGGAGCGACGACGCAAGGCGGAAGCTTCGGGCAGGGCGTCGCGTTCAAGCTGACGCCGCCGAATCGCCCCAACGACGCCTGGACCCAAACCGTTCTGCATAATTTCAGCGGCGGAACGGATGGGTCTTCGCCGCAAGCAGGTCTCACCCTCGGTTACGGCGGCCTGCTCTACGGCACGACTTATCAGGGCGGCGGCGCGAACGCCGGCGTGGTCTATCAGCTCCCTTTGCGCTGA
- the gltX gene encoding glutamate--tRNA ligase — protein sequence MPQTAPQVVTRFAPSPTGFLHIGGARTALFNWLYAKRHGGRFLLRIEDTDRERSTQGAIDAILDGMRWLGLDWDGDVTYQFSRAPRHREIAEQLLAMGKAYRCYASAQELEEMRETARREGRPPRYDGRWRDRSPEEAPAGVAPVIRLKTPQEGETVIEDAVQGRVTFPNKDIDDFVLLRSDGAPTYMLAVVVDDHDMGVTQIIRGDDHLTNAARQKHIYEALGWTAPALAHIPLIHGPDGAKLSKRHGALGVDAYRGMGYLPAALRNYLLRLGWSQGDREFFSTAEMIEAFDLESIHRSPARFDFVKLENMNGHYLRDADDAELLATLLASLPYLEGGQAIADKLDERRKTQLAAAMSGLKARAKTLNELVDGAGFLFAERPLPLEPKAAALLSPQAREGLAALTPRLAALEEWGAATTEAVVRETAASLGVKLGDLAQPLRAALTGRATSPGIFDVLAILGREESLARLADQAHPRSPDSPAASAHVA from the coding sequence ATGCCCCAAACCGCGCCCCAAGTCGTCACGCGCTTCGCCCCCTCGCCCACGGGCTTCCTCCATATCGGCGGGGCGCGCACCGCTCTGTTCAATTGGCTCTACGCCAAGCGCCATGGCGGGCGCTTTCTGCTGCGCATAGAGGACACCGATCGCGAGCGCTCCACGCAAGGCGCGATCGACGCCATTCTCGACGGCATGCGCTGGCTCGGGCTCGATTGGGACGGCGACGTCACCTATCAATTCTCGCGCGCGCCGCGCCATCGCGAGATCGCCGAGCAGCTGCTGGCGATGGGCAAGGCCTATCGCTGCTACGCCAGCGCGCAGGAGCTGGAGGAGATGCGCGAGACGGCGCGGCGCGAGGGGCGCCCGCCGCGGTATGACGGGCGCTGGCGCGACCGCTCGCCCGAAGAGGCGCCCGCCGGCGTCGCGCCGGTCATCCGGCTGAAGACGCCGCAGGAGGGCGAGACGGTGATCGAGGACGCGGTGCAGGGCCGCGTCACCTTCCCCAACAAGGATATCGACGATTTCGTGCTGCTGCGCTCGGACGGCGCGCCGACCTATATGCTCGCGGTCGTGGTGGATGATCACGACATGGGCGTGACGCAGATCATTCGCGGCGACGATCATCTCACCAACGCCGCGCGGCAGAAGCACATCTACGAGGCGCTGGGCTGGACGGCGCCGGCGCTCGCGCATATTCCGTTGATCCACGGGCCGGACGGCGCCAAGCTCTCCAAGCGCCATGGCGCCCTCGGCGTCGACGCCTATCGCGGCATGGGCTATCTGCCGGCGGCGCTGCGCAATTATCTGCTGCGTCTCGGCTGGAGCCAGGGCGACCGCGAGTTCTTCTCGACGGCGGAGATGATCGAGGCCTTCGATCTCGAGAGCATTCATCGCTCGCCGGCGCGCTTCGACTTCGTGAAGCTCGAGAATATGAACGGGCATTATCTGCGCGATGCGGACGATGCCGAATTGCTGGCGACGCTGCTCGCCTCCCTGCCCTATCTGGAAGGCGGACAGGCGATCGCGGACAAGCTCGACGAGCGGCGGAAGACGCAGCTCGCCGCGGCCATGTCCGGGCTGAAGGCGCGCGCCAAGACGCTCAACGAGCTCGTCGACGGCGCCGGATTCCTGTTCGCCGAGCGGCCGCTGCCGCTGGAGCCCAAAGCAGCGGCGCTGCTCTCGCCGCAGGCGCGCGAGGGGCTGGCGGCGCTGACTCCGCGCCTCGCCGCGCTCGAGGAGTGGGGCGCGGCGACGACCGAGGCCGTGGTGCGCGAAACCGCCGCTTCGCTCGGCGTCAAGCTCGGCGATCTGGCGCAGCCGCTGCGCGCCGCGCTCACCGGCCGCGCCACCTCGCCCGGCATTTTCGACGTGCTGGCGATCCTCGGACGCGAGGAGAGCCTCGCCCGCCTCGCCGATCAGGCGCATCCGCGGTCTCCCGATTCCCCCGCCGCGAGCGCGCATGTCGCTTGA